From the genome of Plasmodium cynomolgi strain B DNA, scaffold: 0621, whole genome shotgun sequence, one region includes:
- a CDS encoding CYIR protein (putative;~vir-type antigen), whose amino-acid sequence MIDNMRDQQVSNSSDNIKLNESIVRKWGTRITVMCLIPLIGIIWPIFALINTSILSS is encoded by the coding sequence atgATTGATAATATGCGTGATCAGCAAGTAAGTAATAGTAGtgataacataaaattaaatgaaagtATAGTTAGAAAATGGGGTACACGAATTACTGTAATGTGTTTAATTCCATTGATTGGAATAATATGGCcaatttttgctttaatCAATACCAGCATATTATCATCT